One Onthophagus taurus isolate NC chromosome 11, IU_Otau_3.0, whole genome shotgun sequence genomic window carries:
- the LOC111423741 gene encoding bone morphogenetic protein 2-like — protein sequence MYVLIIFLICFGTILENKLVDGEENITKIQTEPEIIHQKTEEGEKIKNGRTYLFKATKLNVADEPAPIYRNIMQNQNNYQDFEAEMLRKSGKRNYLRMERFKNAHSSYLIDPEWTFDSMNQFVEIPEIANELYDDMVEKVEEFDNISTIRLVFERGHSNNILKFDLFPLNEGDEVLDAELHIYRFSELNETNSQQQTKQTDEIMRLYQLINLNNSNINENMTENPDIHKLLNVIYVSSSYSGWQIFKVQNVIQNWLKSEPNLGFLLTCTDSSDVPLQLNIARKSNQKFQPILVIYVKKKFSRNHAKISHLNKRLNRNRIFQNSLDFKTINRLPLTTSGCNKQIWYISFQEMGWNNFILAPDGFMAFQCRGSCISTISSSPTTTNHGLLKHLFHSFVYVKKPCCVPDTYKSLVIMFLDRFQNVIIKNYDDMIVDSCACR from the exons ATGTacgttttaataatatttttgatatgttTCGGAacgattttagaaaataaattagtcGATGGGGAGgaaaatatcacaaaaattcaAACCGAACCTGAAATTATTCACCAAAAAACTGAAGAAGgcgaaaaaatcaaaaacggccgaacttatttatttaaagcgACCAAATTAAACGTTGCGGACGAACCTGCACCCATTTATCGAAATATCAtgcaaaatcaaaataattatcaaGATTTCGAAGCGGAAATGTTGAGGAAAAGTgggaaaagaaattatttg agaATGGAGAGGTTTAAAAACGCGCATAGCTCTTATTTAATCGATCCTGAATGGACGTTTGATTCTATGAACCAATTCGTGGAAATTCCAGAGATTGCAAATGAATTATACGATGACATGGTGGAAAAAGTGGAAGAGTTCGATAACATTTCAACAATTAGATTGGTTTTTGAACGTGGACactcaaataatattttaaagtttgatttATTTCCTTTAAATGAAGGTGATGAAGTTTTAGATGCTGAATTACATATTTATag gTTTTCAGAATTAAACGAAACTAATTCTCAACAACAAACTAAACAAACAGACGAAATAATGCGTTtgtatcaattaattaatttaaataattcaaatattaacgaaaatatGACGGAAAATCCCGATATTCACAAATTATTGAACGTTATTTATGTTTCTTCATCATATTCTGGATGGCAG ATCTTTAAAGTCCAAAATGTGATCCAAAATTGGTTAaaatccgaaccaaacttgggatttttattaacttgCACGGACAGTTCGGATGTGCCGCTTCAATTAAACATCGCAAGAAAATCGAACCAAAAATTCCAACCGATTTTAGTGATttacgttaaaaaaaagttttccaGAAATCACGCGAAAATTTCGCATTTAAATAAACGATTGAATCGGAAtcggatttttcaaaactcgttggattttaaaacgattaatcGATTACCACTGACTACTTCCGGTTGTAACAAACAAATTTGGTACATAAGTTTCCAAGAAATGGGTtggaacaattttattttagcccCAGATGGTTTTATGGCGTTTCAATGTCGGGGAAGTTGTATTTCAACGATATCATCGAGTCCCACAACGACTAATCATGGTCttttaaaacatctttttcACAGCTTcgtttatgttaaaaaaccTTGTTGCGTGCCGGATACTTATAAAAGTCTTgttattatgtttttagatcgtttccaaaatgttattattaaaaattatgatgatATGATTGTAGATAGTTGTGCTTGTCGTTAA